One region of Lytechinus pictus isolate F3 Inbred chromosome 8, Lp3.0, whole genome shotgun sequence genomic DNA includes:
- the LOC129267058 gene encoding uncharacterized protein LOC129267058, translated as MKIKKQFGPFQVLGLVLSASVIYESTATSTDLILCQNEEGTIDCSPGIINILDSQYGRSASGSVACPHSSIRTTNCVQDELTYAQGLCQGEQTCDLACLFNYDPCPNTFKYLNVTYNCNSAVPATVATTTVPTTIAAAGTVRTVKKSKTEKKCKNGHRSATSTLRCKAGEDIVITEAFCLGYEECGDFDRSDFTSCSSSERTISYNILCSFAPNSHECTLTCTGSCPERESGYLFVQYDCVIDGPAEPQTTTIVTTTPAPTTTIPTTTTPVTTVKTVATTPLTTPTTTTASPPTTTTSAPTTTGAAPSTAHSTTSVTTPIATAKASSPEAVFEEFLAECFGNASAGEADVKPYRPLTFTSSGDDADSRLVVNFQSASLQSKPVKLAIAAFSEPSQSDGCGSVPDLASNDTDNNDTNVESAASSRALNSVVNVTVFCFNGAPLQLKDGEYVDVAFPAKIDFENEVPLCTSMRGAASDWKWTTDGCRVVYSNYTHVTCRCDHLAAIALERAPKGFTVGHVNVIALLLIERVLGGISIISLLVLVIVYYIFGNQQSQLAKVQMNIAISCCLAHLIYLVGMEATSNLHVCAAMAAAMQYLFTVYGTWLVVQTAMFFHTSYIHGKTREGLQAPLIAPKTFGLELIPLTRTFIAAWGVPLAIVGLLYNVYPHAFGTPESCWLVESLTPYKIFLSTIIIGVLVNITLSIITAYYMFRIERTFHGDDEDYEEWTDKLKILVRWCLPTSVLLSLVLVFTWILHTVYHTWSSLVLDYMFHICVVSQGIIVFVFYCLFNPQLRESHSRRQDYVTDNTNPDEGTKK; from the exons CTGGTATCATCAATATCCTTGACTCCCAGTATGGCCGAAGTGCCTCAGGTAGTGTGGCTTGTCCACATTCATCAATTCGAACTACAAACTGTGTACAAGATGAACTGACTTATGCCCAAGGTCTCTGTCAGGGTGAACAGACCTGTGACCTTGCGTGCCTTTTCAATTATGACCCATGTCCGAATACCTTCAAGTACCTCAATGTCACCTATAATT GTAATTCAGCAGTACCAGCAACAGTAGCCACTACTACG GTGCCTACTACAATTGCCGCCGCTGGTACTGTTAGAACTGTGAAGAAAAGTAAAACAG AAAAGAAATGTAAGAATGGCCATCGTTCCGCCACGAGTACCCTACGATGTAAAGCGGGAGAAGATATCGTGATAACCGAAGCGTTCTGCTTGGGCTATGAGGAATGCGGTGACTTTGATCGTAGTGATTTTACCTCGTGCTCCTCTAGCGAAAGGACGATCTCGTATAATATACTTTGCTCATTCGCACCTAATTCTCATGAATGTACTCTTACTTGCACCGGGTCTTGCCCTGAGAGAGAGAGCGGCTATTTATTTGTGCAGTATGATT GTGTAATTGACGGCCCAGCAGAACCACAGACAACCACG ATTGTTACTACGACACCTGCTCCTACTACAACCATTCCAACAACTACGACACCTG TCACGACAGTCAAAACGGTAGCAACTACACCACTAACAACCCCAACCACAACCACAGCTTCGCCTCCAACTACTACCACATCGGCTCCAACCACTACTGGTGCTGCTCCATCCACAGCGCACTCAACGACGAGTGTAACTACTCCAATTGCAACGGCAAAGGCATCGTCTCCTGAGGCTGTGTTTGAGGAGTTCCTCGCAGAATGTTTCG GAAATGCCTCCGCAGGAGAAGCGGATGTGAAACCCTatcgacctttgacctttacctCGTCTGGCGACGACGCAGATTCCCGTTTAGTTGTGAACTTCCAATCAGCATCTCTACAATCCAAACCAG TTAAACTAGCCATCGCTGCCTTCAGTGAACCGAGCCAGTCGGATGGTTGTGGTAGCGTTCCCGATTTGGCATCAAATGATACTGATAATAACGATACCAACGTGGAATCAGCGGCCTCTTCCCGCGCTCTTAATTCCGTTGTCAACGTAACGGTCTTCTGCTTCAACGGGGCCCCGCTTCAACTCAAGGATGGGGAGTATGTGGACGTTGCTTTTCCCGCCAAAATA GATTTCGAGAACGAAGTACCTTTGTGCACATCAATGAGAGGTGCCGCATC GGATTGGAAATGGACAACAGATGGTTGTCGGGTTGTCTACTCGAACTATACCCACGTGACTTGTCGATGCGATCATCTCGCAGCTATTGCCCTTGAAAGAGCCCCAAAG GGTTTTACTGTAGGCCATGTCAATGTCATTGCATTGCTTCTCATCGAGAGAGTTCTCGGGGGAATATCAATCATCAGCCTTCTCGTCCTGGTCATTGTTTACTACATCTTTGG TAATCAGCAGTCGCAGCTTGCAAAGGTCCAGATGAACATAGCAATATCCTGCTGTCTTGCTCACCTTATCTACCTCGTAGGAATGGAAGCTACAAGCAACCTG CACGTGTGTGCAGCCATGGCAGCAGCTATGCAATACCTCTTCACGGTGTATGGGACATGGTTGGTCGTTCAGACAGCCATGTTTTTTCACACATCTTACATACACGGAAAGACGCGGGAGGGACTGCAAGCACCACTCATTGCACCCAAGACCTTTGGTCTGGAGCTGATACCCCTTACCAGGACTTTCATCGCTGCTTGGG GAGTTCCTCTGGCCATAGTCGGACTTCTCTACAATGTATACCCTCACGCATTTGGAACACCAGAAAG CTGCTGGCTTGTAGAGTCTTTGACACCGTACAAGATCTTTCTATCGACGATTATCATTGGAGTATTG GTGAATATTACCTTATCCATCATCACTGCATACTATATGTTCAGGATTGAACGTACTTTCCATGGAGATGATGAAGATTACGAGGAATGGACTGATAAACTGAAGATACTTGTAAG GTGGTGTCTCCCTACTTCGGTCCTGCTTTCCTTGGTCCTGGTCTTTACTTGGATCCTACACACGGTCTACCACACTTGGTCCAGCCTGGTCTTAGACTACATGTTCCACATCTGTGTCGTATCCCAG GGCATCATTGTCTTTGTGTTCTACTGTCTCTTCAATCCCCAG CTTCGTGAATCTCACAGCAGGAGGCAAGACTACGTAACTGACAACACGAACCCAGATGAAGGAACCAAGAAATAG
- the LOC129266246 gene encoding NXPE family member 3-like produces MFALLSHTSERYGVPRYVTHLTNKIMILTDKLSLPNVTARKETRENQYIAITQHQSLRLSQQPTGIPLQLRRPSSNKSRPSTPINNVNMTSGHFSRFFIQDPKPVYAIGDRIKIVIETRTDRNAPKTAGGDFIRAKMFSLDDRASQSTDGEVTDLGNGWYEAWFTARWPGVTTIQLVLVHTAEAFSVLRDIVQNPAKMVYIGRFVSGNSDVSVTTKCNMYPPLYGQFCNMSEPDGRMPWFCQAPSKAGISCDDWRWSQSDEPATSKLLDNLIGHPSRQTALRRYREQIENGGIPLNIKVELDATLAGTYNANPFEYPWQNLDLPPCQPGQHIGKPHPSGYFYNDTWYSLQCRIRRHWLPGNMSSCLANTDLQIIGDSAARQIYTLLKEMLQEQITIERSGFLHESEHRSGPLWFIDYNNGIEVRYNFHGFPIGGSNWFNISNIMDATTRIDMIQNSTRRLILVLTIAAHFTYHNLDFYEARMRSVKGAIDRLFERVPNTMVIMKSLTAREFATLRHIAANSEWWMWSLDRTMRKIFGNDPRIALIDAWDMTKAMLFSYNIHPHRTIIANYISQILTFVCPTSS; encoded by the exons ATGTTCGCTCTCCTGTCACATACCAGCGAACGGTATGGCGTACCAAGATACGTTACACATCTTACAAATAAG ATTATGATCCTGACAGACAAGTTATCGTTGCCAAACGTTACCGCTCGAAAGGAGACTAGGGAAAATCAGTACATCGCTATTACTCAACATCAATCATTAAGACTCAGTCAGCAACCAACAGGAATCCCTCTACAACTACGGCGACCAAGCTCAAACAAAAGCCGTCCTTCTACTCCCATAAACAATGTAAACATGACCAGCGGCCATTTCTCCCGGTTCTTCATCCAAGATCCCAAACCGGTTTATGCTATTGGAGACCGGATCAAAATCGTGATCGAGACCCGGACGGATCGCAACGCACCGAAAACCGCGGGCGGCGATTTTATCCGGGCTAAGATGTTCAGCTTGGATGATCGAGCGAGCCAGAGCACGGACGGGGAGGTGACAGACCTCGGCAATGGCTGGTATGAGGCGTGGTTCACGGCTCGCTGGCCCGGCGTGACTACCATCCAATTGGTTTTAGTCCACACGGCGGAAGCTTTTTCGGTTCTCAGGGATATAGTCCAAAATCCGGCTAAGATGGTTTACATAGGCCGGTTCGTCAGTGGGAACTCCGACGTCTCTGTTACAACAAAATGCAACATGTATCCCCCTCTA TATGGTCAATTCTGCAACATGTCCGAACCTGATGGGAGAATGCCCTGGTTTTGCCAAGCTCCCAGCAAAGCAGGGATCTCATGCGATGACTGGAGGTGGTCTCAGAGTGATGAACCCGCTACATCCAAGCTTCTTGATAACCTGATCGGTCATCCATCAAGACAAACTGCTTTACGAAG ATACAGAGAACAAATAGAGAACGGAGGGATTCCCCTAAATATCAAGGTCGAGTTGGATGCAACGTTAG CTGGCACTTACAATGCAAATCCTTTCGAATATCCGTGGCAAAACCTGGATCTACCACCCTGTCAACCCGGTCAGCATATCGGTAAACCGCACCCATCCGGATACTTCTACAACGACACTTGGTATTCGCTTCAATGTCGGATCCGGAGACACTGGCTACCCGGTAACATGTCATCCTGCCTTGCGAACACCGATCTTCAGATAATCGGAGACTCTGCAGCAAGGCAGATCTACACTTTACTAAAAGAaatgttgcaggagcaaatCACGATCGAGCGATCCGGATTCTTGCACGAGTCGGAGCACCGGAGCGGACCGCTTTGGTTCATCGACTACAATAACGGAATCGAGGTCCGATACAACTTTCACGGATTTCCAATAGGCGGATCAAACTGGTTTAACATATCGAACATCATGGATGCTACGACGCGCATCGATATGATTCAGAATTCGACTCGACGTTTAATTCTGGTTTTAACAATCGCAGCGCATTTCACGTACCACAATTTAGACTTCTACGAAGCACGCATGCGTTCTGTGAAGGGAGCCATAGACAGGCTTTTTGAGCGCGTTCCAAACACAATGGTTATCATGAAATCTCTGACGGCGAGAGAATTCGCCACTCTTCGCCACATCGCAGCAAATAGTGAATGGTGGATGTGGTCTCTGGATCGGACAATGCGAAAGATATTCGGAAACGACCCAAGGATAGCTCTCATAGATGCCTGGGACATGACGAAAGCAATGCTCTTTTCGTACAACATCCATCCTCATCGGACTATTATCGCAAACTACATCAGTCAAATCTTAACATTCGTATGTCCAACGAGCAGTTAA